In Nocardia asteroides, the following proteins share a genomic window:
- a CDS encoding ATP-dependent helicase: protein MRRTTRAPRPRAWGADVRALFAEQAEPAPPRPGWLPWQVLGGPGTGKTALLVDLVTARIVDGADPAAVLVLTHTKQAAAALRDAITTQLGPHAGGIPGASREPMVRTLHSYAFSVLRRHADLHGNPPPRLLTGAEQDAVLREMLRGDLDDIEAGARGLWPPRLHPALALGGFAEQLRDLLLRATERGLGPEDLMALGREHDNDAWVAAGRFFQRYEQASMLRWSVGVAAPEATAPALDAAELVGAALDALAGDRNLLAGERDRIRYLLVDDAQHLDPQAATLVRAVGSGSASTVITGDPDQGVFTFRGADARFLTELDTVPQRRIILRHNHRSGAPIRLATARIAARLPGSARHRVLPGQESRSAEDPSRWEVPGRPAGPDDVRGDATPVTNPPDAQDDPREADESSVRVRVLSTAAKEAALIADHLRRAHLTDGIPWSSMAVIVRSVPLSLAPLRRALLAAGVPVRRPAVAEPLARRRGAAWMVLALRVLLAGDPARPGSRRAIDAMFSPEDAMDLLSGPLGGADQIALRRLRRGVRRTVLDLERTGALAAADPYADGGGQFHLWDEPAPPPPELPDPDRVDDEWLPPPPDPDDPLRPDPEPDWDIADRLPDDIDVLDAETLPAAPPVLAGPPRPEPEPPAVPLIDQSSAEVLRDLIVGIGEERLLDGLTEVEAAPLQRVLRAVRKARETQARGQGLEDVLWTLWTSSRLERRWFRQSRRGGAAGMQADRDLDAAVELFDAAAGYVDRLPKASIDGFVEYLLHQQIPQQGRPLAAEGEAVSLLSAHAAAGREWDVVAVAAVQEGIWPNPRARGTLLHTEDLVDLVAGVDPGATTSRAAPILAEERRLLLVACSRARRSLLVTAVESAAGDQDLVPSRFLTELLGDDDTGEPGALPVADPGRALVMHALVAELRGVVCDLATDPDRRARAAHQLARLADAGVPGTDPGDWYGTAELSSERELWDDDDSPIGLSPSTVELLRSCPLRWALERHGGTDGDNPHAVKGNLVHTLVQALAGEVPEAQVRAALEQAWKTVDPADGWHSRQELRRTEAMLETFLAWVRATRGELTQAGVEVPVDCVLPARAEGERAVRIRGRIDRLERDAQGRFVIVDVKTGKNPVSEKSTADHAQLATYQVAAAHGALDEEETEAPADPGGARLVYVAKPNRKTGATERAQTALDAEGLETWRTTIHDAAAATRGPGYLAVRNDGCRHCPVTGSCPVQDTGRQVTDE, encoded by the coding sequence GTGCGCCGGACGACGCGGGCGCCCCGGCCGCGGGCCTGGGGCGCCGACGTTCGCGCGCTGTTCGCCGAGCAGGCCGAGCCCGCCCCGCCGCGCCCCGGCTGGCTGCCGTGGCAGGTGCTCGGCGGACCGGGGACCGGCAAGACCGCGCTGCTCGTCGACCTGGTCACCGCGCGGATCGTCGACGGCGCCGACCCCGCCGCCGTCCTGGTCCTCACCCACACCAAGCAGGCCGCGGCCGCCCTGCGCGACGCCATCACCACCCAGCTGGGCCCGCATGCCGGCGGCATCCCGGGCGCGAGCCGGGAACCGATGGTGCGGACCCTGCACTCCTACGCGTTCTCGGTGCTGCGCCGCCACGCCGACCTGCACGGCAACCCGCCGCCCCGGCTGCTCACCGGCGCCGAACAGGACGCCGTGCTGCGGGAGATGCTGCGCGGCGACCTCGACGACATCGAGGCGGGCGCGCGTGGCCTGTGGCCGCCGCGGTTGCACCCGGCGCTGGCGCTGGGCGGCTTCGCCGAACAACTCCGCGACCTGCTGCTGCGCGCCACCGAACGCGGGCTCGGGCCCGAGGACCTGATGGCGCTGGGCCGCGAACACGACAACGACGCCTGGGTGGCGGCGGGCCGCTTCTTCCAGCGCTATGAGCAGGCCTCGATGCTGCGCTGGTCGGTGGGTGTGGCCGCGCCGGAAGCCACCGCGCCCGCCCTCGACGCCGCCGAACTGGTCGGCGCGGCCCTCGACGCGCTGGCCGGTGACCGCAATCTGCTCGCCGGCGAACGCGACCGGATCCGCTACCTGCTCGTCGACGACGCCCAGCATCTCGACCCCCAAGCCGCCACCCTGGTGCGCGCCGTCGGCAGCGGCAGCGCGAGCACGGTGATCACCGGCGACCCGGACCAGGGCGTGTTCACCTTCCGGGGCGCCGACGCCCGCTTCCTCACCGAGCTCGACACGGTGCCGCAGCGGCGGATCATCTTGCGGCACAACCATCGCAGCGGTGCGCCGATCCGCCTCGCCACGGCGCGGATCGCGGCGCGGCTGCCGGGCAGCGCGCGGCACCGGGTGCTCCCGGGGCAGGAGTCACGGAGCGCGGAAGATCCGTCACGGTGGGAAGTTCCGGGACGGCCCGCCGGTCCGGATGACGTGCGCGGTGATGCGACGCCGGTGACGAATCCTCCTGATGCGCAAGATGATCCGCGCGAGGCCGACGAGTCCAGTGTGCGGGTCCGGGTGCTCTCGACCGCGGCGAAGGAAGCGGCGCTGATCGCCGATCATCTGCGTCGCGCCCATCTCACCGACGGCATCCCGTGGTCGTCGATGGCGGTGATCGTGCGCTCGGTTCCGCTGTCGCTGGCGCCGCTGCGGCGGGCCCTGCTGGCGGCGGGGGTGCCGGTGCGCAGGCCCGCGGTGGCCGAACCGCTGGCGCGCAGGCGAGGCGCGGCGTGGATGGTGCTGGCGTTGCGGGTGCTGCTCGCGGGGGACCCGGCGCGGCCGGGGTCGCGCCGCGCCATCGATGCGATGTTCTCCCCCGAGGACGCCATGGACCTGCTGTCCGGTCCGCTGGGCGGCGCGGATCAGATCGCGCTGCGCCGGCTGCGGCGCGGTGTGCGCCGCACGGTCCTCGACCTGGAGCGCACGGGCGCGCTGGCCGCGGCCGACCCCTACGCCGACGGCGGCGGCCAGTTCCACCTGTGGGACGAGCCCGCTCCGCCGCCACCGGAACTACCCGACCCCGACCGCGTCGACGACGAATGGCTCCCGCCCCCACCGGATCCGGACGACCCGCTGCGCCCCGACCCCGAACCCGACTGGGACATCGCCGACCGCCTGCCCGACGACATCGACGTCCTCGACGCCGAGACCCTGCCCGCCGCACCGCCGGTCCTGGCCGGTCCGCCCCGCCCGGAACCGGAACCGCCCGCGGTGCCGCTCATCGACCAGTCCTCGGCCGAGGTGCTGCGCGACCTCATCGTCGGCATCGGCGAGGAACGGCTGCTCGACGGCCTCACCGAGGTGGAAGCCGCACCGCTGCAACGAGTCCTGCGCGCGGTGCGCAAGGCGCGTGAGACTCAGGCCAGGGGCCAGGGTCTCGAAGACGTGCTGTGGACGCTGTGGACCAGCTCGCGGCTGGAACGTCGCTGGTTCCGGCAATCGCGGCGCGGCGGCGCCGCGGGCATGCAGGCCGATCGGGACCTGGACGCGGCGGTGGAACTGTTCGACGCGGCCGCGGGTTATGTCGACCGGCTGCCCAAGGCGAGTATCGACGGTTTCGTCGAATACCTGCTGCACCAGCAGATTCCGCAGCAGGGCAGGCCGCTGGCCGCCGAGGGCGAGGCGGTGTCGCTGCTCAGCGCGCACGCGGCGGCGGGCCGGGAATGGGATGTGGTGGCGGTGGCCGCCGTGCAGGAGGGCATCTGGCCCAACCCGCGCGCCAGGGGCACGCTGCTGCACACCGAGGACCTCGTCGACCTGGTCGCCGGGGTCGATCCCGGCGCGACGACCAGCCGGGCGGCGCCGATCCTGGCCGAGGAACGCAGGCTGCTGCTGGTGGCGTGCAGCCGGGCGCGGCGGTCGCTGCTGGTCACCGCGGTCGAATCCGCCGCGGGCGACCAGGATCTGGTGCCGTCGCGATTCCTCACCGAACTGCTCGGTGACGACGACACCGGCGAGCCGGGCGCCCTGCCGGTCGCCGACCCCGGGCGCGCGCTGGTGATGCACGCGCTGGTCGCCGAACTGCGCGGCGTGGTCTGCGATCTCGCGACCGACCCCGACCGGCGCGCCAGAGCCGCCCACCAGCTGGCCCGGCTCGCCGACGCCGGGGTCCCCGGCACCGACCCCGGCGACTGGTACGGCACCGCCGAACTCAGCTCCGAGCGCGAACTGTGGGACGACGACGATTCCCCGATCGGGCTCTCCCCGTCGACGGTGGAACTGCTGCGCAGCTGCCCGCTGCGCTGGGCGCTGGAACGCCACGGCGGCACCGACGGCGACAACCCGCACGCGGTGAAGGGCAATCTCGTGCACACGCTGGTCCAGGCACTGGCCGGGGAGGTGCCGGAAGCGCAGGTCCGCGCGGCCCTCGAACAGGCGTGGAAGACCGTCGACCCGGCCGACGGCTGGCACTCGCGGCAGGAACTGCGCCGCACCGAGGCCATGCTGGAGACCTTCCTGGCCTGGGTGCGCGCCACCCGCGGCGAACTCACCCAGGCGGGGGTGGAGGTGCCGGTGGACTGCGTGCTGCCCGCGCGCGCCGAGGGTGAGCGCGCGGTGCGGATCCGTGGCCGGATCGACCGGCTCGAGCGGGACGCGCAGGGGCGCTTCGTGATCGTCGACGTGAAGACCGGCAAGAACCCCGTCTCGGAGAAGTCCACCGCCGACCACGCCCAGCTCGCCACCTATCAGGTCGCCGCCGCCCACGGCGCCCTCGACGAGGAGGAGACCGAGGCTCCCGCCGACCCAGGGGGTGCGCGGCTGGTCTACGTCGCCAAACCGAACCGCAAGACCGGCGCCACCGAACGCGCCCAGACCGCGCTCGACGCCGAAGGCCTCGAGACCTGGCGCACCACGATCCACGATGCCGCCGCCGCCACCCGCGGGCCGGGTTACCTGGCCGTCCGCAACGACGGGTGCAGGCACTGCCCGGTGACGGGCAGCTGCCCGGTGCAGGACACCGGACGGCAGGTGACCGACGAGTGA
- a CDS encoding ATP-dependent helicase, translating into MSGVRVTPQRLADALGLPPPTAEQAAVIAAPAEPTLVVAGAGAGKTETMAARVVWMVANRLVAPDEVLGLTFTRKAAQQLTSRIRTRLARLAGSPLVREIDPSGALRTLISGAEPEISTYHSYAGRLLTAHGLLLPVEPSAALLTQTQLWQLAHEVVRSWDGDLDTDRTPVSVTEAVLALSGQLAEHLVEPEQLAEAHAELEKLVYTLPAGPRQRGGPSKALTAVVDAQRERVGLLPLVRQLAEALNRRGALDFGSQMSLAAQLAVDHPEVAAAERDRFKLVLLDEYQDTGHAQRVLLSALFGNAEAVRQDRPRPVRVRERAPSAPPPDVDMLWGTEEVAEPVPAVDAADQTSVMRDHGPGTGSPDLTAGRPGTGAGANGDPGTLAVTAVGDPMQSIYGWRGASAANLPRFATDFPAAPGVPAPILPLLTSWRNPPEALALANLVADPLRLRAKAAGGATVDALRAKPAAQPGVVELALTETVAQERDWIAERIAREWAAAREAEQPPPTSAVLIRRNADAAPIAEALREQGLPVEIVGLGGLLATPEVADIVATLRLIAEPGTGSAAIRILTGARWRLGVADLAALARRARMLSIGSLSGDASDAITDAAGLATALREVAPEPTEQAGLADAIADPGSPEHYSESGFTRITALGAELAALRERSGQPLVELVADVERTIGVGVETQARRAIAGGGAGREHLDAFAEVVAGYAADTRASLSGLLAFFTAAESVENGLEPGEVEVARDRVQVLTVHAAKGLEWEVVAVPHVSASVFPSTTALSTWLGALAELPTALRGDRAQPDASEGVPVLDLSGVGDRAELERALVDHKDALKSRRLDEERRLFYVALTRTERVLLVSAFYWPETGTAQKGPSEFLLELKQANEDPGSPAFGVATIARWDEQPPPDAVNPFADNPPTAPWPRDPLGNRRDPIEQGAALVRDALDQLRSGPAVPDDPDADDPEGWATDVDALLAEFTAAELADQQVELPGQLPATALVELRADPTRLAARLRRPLPYPPNPMARRGTAFHAWVQSWFGTEQLLGLDELPGAADSAAELGRADRELAAMQAAFRRSPWAHRNPIDVEVPFETSIAGTVIRGRMDAVFAEPGGRWVVVDWKTGAEPGPADEAAVAMQLAVYRLAWARLMAARTGASEDQMLQRVGAAFHYVRSGRTIAPAELAGPRELEQLIRDAAPVPDVD; encoded by the coding sequence GTGAGCGGCGTGCGCGTCACCCCGCAGCGGCTGGCCGACGCGCTCGGGCTGCCGCCGCCGACCGCCGAACAGGCGGCCGTCATCGCCGCCCCCGCGGAACCGACCCTGGTGGTGGCGGGTGCGGGCGCGGGCAAGACCGAGACCATGGCCGCGCGCGTGGTGTGGATGGTGGCCAACCGGCTCGTCGCCCCCGACGAGGTCCTCGGGCTCACCTTCACCCGCAAGGCTGCCCAGCAGCTGACCTCCCGGATCCGGACCCGCCTGGCCCGGCTGGCCGGGTCGCCGCTGGTGCGTGAGATCGATCCGTCGGGCGCGCTGCGCACGCTGATCTCCGGCGCCGAACCCGAGATCAGCACCTATCACTCGTACGCGGGCAGGCTGCTCACCGCGCACGGGCTGTTGCTGCCGGTGGAACCGTCGGCCGCGCTGCTCACCCAGACCCAGCTGTGGCAGCTGGCGCACGAGGTGGTGCGGTCCTGGGACGGCGACCTCGACACCGATCGCACCCCGGTCTCGGTGACCGAGGCGGTGCTCGCGCTGTCCGGGCAGCTCGCCGAGCATCTGGTGGAACCCGAACAGCTCGCCGAGGCCCACGCCGAACTGGAGAAACTGGTCTACACGCTGCCCGCGGGACCGCGACAGCGCGGCGGACCGAGCAAGGCGCTGACCGCCGTCGTCGACGCGCAGCGCGAGCGTGTGGGCCTGCTGCCCCTGGTCCGGCAGCTGGCCGAGGCGCTGAACCGGAGGGGCGCGCTGGATTTCGGCTCGCAGATGTCGCTGGCCGCGCAGCTGGCCGTGGACCATCCGGAAGTCGCCGCCGCCGAACGGGATCGGTTCAAGCTGGTGCTGCTCGACGAGTACCAGGACACCGGCCACGCGCAGCGGGTGCTGCTGTCGGCGTTGTTCGGCAATGCCGAGGCGGTGCGGCAGGATCGGCCCCGGCCGGTGCGCGTGCGGGAGCGGGCGCCCAGCGCGCCGCCACCCGATGTCGACATGCTGTGGGGGACAGAAGAAGTCGCCGAGCCGGTGCCGGCCGTGGATGCGGCCGACCAGACCTCGGTCATGCGGGACCACGGGCCGGGCACCGGCTCTCCGGACCTGACCGCCGGTCGACCCGGCACGGGAGCGGGCGCGAACGGGGACCCCGGCACGTTGGCCGTGACCGCGGTCGGCGACCCCATGCAGTCGATCTACGGCTGGCGTGGCGCCTCGGCCGCGAACCTTCCGCGCTTCGCCACCGACTTCCCCGCCGCGCCCGGCGTTCCCGCGCCGATCCTGCCGCTGCTCACCAGCTGGCGGAACCCGCCCGAAGCGCTCGCCCTGGCGAACCTGGTGGCGGATCCGCTGCGGCTGCGCGCGAAGGCCGCGGGTGGCGCCACCGTCGACGCCTTGCGCGCCAAACCGGCGGCGCAGCCGGGCGTGGTCGAACTGGCGCTCACCGAAACCGTTGCCCAGGAACGTGACTGGATCGCCGAGCGGATAGCCCGGGAATGGGCGGCGGCCCGCGAAGCCGAGCAGCCGCCGCCCACCTCGGCGGTGCTGATCCGGCGCAACGCCGATGCCGCGCCGATCGCGGAAGCACTGCGCGAGCAGGGCCTGCCGGTCGAGATCGTCGGCCTCGGTGGGCTGCTCGCGACCCCGGAGGTCGCCGATATCGTCGCCACCCTGCGGCTCATCGCCGAACCGGGCACCGGCAGCGCCGCGATCCGGATTCTCACCGGTGCCCGCTGGCGCCTTGGTGTGGCCGATCTCGCCGCCCTCGCCCGGCGGGCCCGGATGCTGTCCATCGGCAGCCTGTCCGGTGACGCGAGCGACGCGATCACCGACGCCGCCGGGCTGGCCACCGCCCTGCGTGAGGTCGCGCCGGAACCCACCGAACAGGCGGGCCTGGCCGACGCCATCGCCGATCCCGGTTCGCCCGAGCACTATTCGGAGTCGGGGTTCACCCGTATCACCGCGCTCGGTGCGGAACTGGCCGCGCTCCGCGAGCGCAGCGGTCAGCCACTGGTGGAACTCGTGGCCGACGTGGAACGCACCATCGGGGTGGGAGTGGAGACCCAGGCCCGGCGGGCCATCGCGGGCGGCGGCGCGGGCCGCGAGCACCTCGACGCGTTCGCCGAGGTGGTGGCCGGCTACGCGGCCGACACCCGGGCCTCGCTGAGCGGTCTGCTGGCCTTCTTCACCGCCGCCGAATCCGTCGAGAACGGTCTGGAGCCGGGCGAAGTGGAGGTCGCCCGCGACCGGGTGCAGGTGCTCACAGTGCACGCGGCCAAGGGGCTGGAGTGGGAAGTCGTCGCCGTGCCGCATGTGAGCGCGTCGGTGTTCCCGTCCACCACCGCGCTGAGCACCTGGCTGGGCGCGCTGGCCGAACTGCCCACCGCGCTGCGCGGCGACCGCGCCCAGCCCGACGCCTCCGAGGGCGTCCCGGTGCTCGACCTGAGCGGGGTCGGCGACCGTGCCGAACTCGAGCGCGCGCTCGTCGACCACAAGGACGCGCTCAAGAGCCGCCGCCTCGACGAGGAACGCCGCCTGTTCTATGTCGCGCTCACCAGAACCGAACGGGTACTGCTGGTTTCGGCCTTCTACTGGCCCGAGACCGGCACGGCCCAGAAGGGCCCGTCGGAGTTCCTGCTCGAACTCAAGCAGGCCAACGAGGACCCCGGCAGTCCGGCCTTCGGCGTGGCCACCATCGCGCGCTGGGACGAACAGCCACCGCCCGACGCCGTCAACCCCTTCGCCGACAACCCGCCCACCGCGCCGTGGCCGCGCGACCCGCTCGGCAACCGGCGCGACCCGATCGAACAGGGCGCGGCGCTCGTCCGCGACGCCCTGGACCAGTTGCGGTCGGGCCCGGCGGTTCCCGACGACCCGGACGCCGACGACCCCGAGGGCTGGGCCACCGACGTCGACGCGCTGCTCGCCGAGTTCACCGCCGCCGAACTCGCCGACCAGCAGGTGGAACTGCCCGGCCAGCTCCCCGCCACCGCCCTGGTGGAACTGCGCGCCGACCCCACCCGCCTCGCCGCCCGGCTGCGCAGGCCACTGCCGTACCCACCCAACCCGATGGCCCGCCGCGGCACGGCCTTCCACGCCTGGGTGCAGTCCTGGTTCGGCACCGAACAGCTGCTCGGGCTCGACGAACTGCCCGGCGCCGCCGACAGTGCCGCCGAGCTCGGGCGCGCCGACCGCGAACTGGCCGCCATGCAGGCCGCGTTCCGGCGATCGCCGTGGGCGCACCGCAACCCGATCGACGTGGAGGTGCCGTTCGAGACCAGCATCGCGGGCACGGTGATCCGCGGCCGGATGGACGCGGTGTTCGCCGAACCGGGCGGACGCTGGGTGGTGGTGGACTGGAAGACCGGCGCCGAGCCGGGACCCGCCGACGAAGCCGCCGTCGCCATGCAGCTCGCCGTCTACCGGCTGGCCTGGGCCCGGCTGATGGCCGCCCGCACCGGCGCGAGCGAGGACCAGATGCTCCAACGCGTCGGCGCGGCATTCCATTACGTGCGGTCCGGGCGCACCATCGCGCCCGCCGAACTGGCGGGCCCGCGTGAACTCGAACAGCTCATCCGCGACGCCGCGCCGGTCCCGGACGTCGACTGA
- a CDS encoding MGMT family protein, with protein sequence MAATTEEQVEQVRALVAAIPRGRVATYGDIASAAGLSSPRTVGWIMRTDSADLPWHRVIGASGRPSAHLAARQLRLLGEEGVPIVDGRVDLKTARL encoded by the coding sequence ATGGCGGCGACCACGGAGGAACAGGTCGAGCAGGTTCGCGCGCTGGTCGCCGCGATCCCGCGCGGCCGGGTCGCCACCTACGGCGACATCGCCTCCGCCGCCGGTCTGTCCTCGCCCCGCACGGTCGGCTGGATCATGCGCACCGACTCCGCCGACCTCCCCTGGCACCGCGTCATCGGCGCCTCCGGCCGCCCCTCCGCCCACCTGGCCGCCCGTCAGCTCCGGTTGCTGGGCGAGGAAGGTGTGCCGATCGTCGACGGGCGCGTCGACCTGAAGACCGCCCGGCTCTGA
- a CDS encoding NTP transferase domain-containing protein codes for MTAADAIVLAGGRASRMGGVDKPAIVIGGRSMLDAALSAVAECGEIVVVGPHRPELDARIRQVREVPPGSGPVAAVGTGLSAIATGTAPWVVVLAADMPFLTADTVRELLRRASESTTEAVFAIDGSGRPQYLVGVWRRSALTAALAGLDALENQPMKAIVPTETTLIQLPGTADCDTEEQVRHARESVATARLSLAEARDRLRTGLTPLVAYEAELGEVPGAALAAPLVAAGALPRFDVSAMDGYAVCGDGPWRLRRDIGFAGGARPIGLLPGEAVRIATGAHVPDGTTSVLRDEFAVITGDDLTRRPDTPIRSDVRTRGEDQMAGDLLAPAGTRVTTALRSAAASVEVTAALVRGPVRARIVMTGDEIRSTGPLQAGQTRDSIGPVLPDLLAGLGVQVIDRVHLRDTEHGFDDMLTTTAGFDLLLVVGATGGGAADQLRAALTRAEARIVVPRLAMRPGGSTVVAELPTTTTVLGLPGNPFAAIAVLLALTPTIVAARTATPPPRPVHGPLHNAAAIAGPIQRVTPAQHAPEGGFTGDTSVRTAHLAGLIDRDGLVIVPPDATDDTVVEFLPLPR; via the coding sequence ATGACCGCCGCCGACGCGATCGTGCTCGCGGGCGGACGGGCCAGCCGGATGGGCGGGGTGGACAAACCCGCGATCGTGATCGGCGGCCGGTCGATGCTCGACGCCGCGCTGTCCGCGGTGGCCGAGTGCGGCGAGATCGTGGTGGTCGGCCCGCATCGACCGGAACTGGACGCGCGGATCCGGCAGGTGCGCGAGGTGCCGCCGGGCTCGGGTCCGGTGGCCGCCGTCGGCACCGGCCTGAGCGCGATCGCCACCGGCACGGCGCCCTGGGTCGTGGTGCTCGCCGCCGACATGCCGTTCCTCACCGCCGACACCGTGCGCGAACTCTTGCGCCGCGCAAGCGAATCCACCACCGAGGCGGTCTTCGCCATCGACGGCTCCGGGCGGCCACAGTATCTGGTCGGCGTGTGGCGGCGCTCCGCGCTGACCGCGGCACTGGCGGGCCTGGACGCACTGGAGAACCAGCCGATGAAGGCGATCGTGCCCACCGAGACCACCCTGATCCAACTGCCCGGCACCGCCGACTGCGACACCGAGGAGCAGGTCCGGCACGCCCGCGAATCGGTCGCGACCGCCCGCCTGTCCCTCGCCGAGGCCAGGGATCGGCTGCGCACCGGCCTCACCCCGCTCGTCGCCTACGAGGCGGAGCTCGGCGAGGTCCCCGGCGCCGCGCTGGCCGCCCCGCTCGTCGCCGCGGGCGCCCTCCCACGCTTCGACGTCTCCGCGATGGACGGCTACGCCGTCTGCGGCGACGGTCCCTGGCGCCTGCGCCGCGATATCGGTTTCGCCGGCGGCGCCCGCCCGATCGGCCTGCTGCCGGGCGAGGCGGTCCGGATCGCGACCGGCGCCCACGTCCCCGACGGCACCACCTCCGTCCTGCGCGACGAGTTCGCCGTGATCACCGGCGACGACCTGACCCGCCGCCCCGACACCCCGATCCGCAGCGACGTCCGCACGCGCGGCGAGGACCAGATGGCCGGCGACCTGCTGGCCCCCGCGGGCACCCGTGTCACCACGGCCCTGCGTTCGGCGGCCGCGTCCGTCGAGGTCACCGCCGCCCTGGTCCGCGGCCCGGTGCGCGCCCGCATCGTCATGACCGGCGACGAGATCCGCAGCACCGGCCCCCTGCAGGCCGGTCAGACCCGCGACTCGATCGGCCCCGTCCTCCCCGATCTCCTGGCCGGCCTCGGTGTCCAGGTGATCGACCGAGTGCACCTACGCGACACCGAACACGGTTTCGACGACATGCTCACCACCACAGCCGGTTTCGACCTGCTGCTGGTGGTAGGCGCCACCGGCGGCGGCGCCGCGGACCAGCTCCGCGCCGCCCTCACCCGCGCCGAGGCCCGCATCGTCGTCCCCCGCCTGGCCATGCGCCCCGGCGGCTCCACCGTCGTCGCCGAACTCCCCACCACGACAACAGTTCTCGGCCTCCCCGGCAACCCGTTCGCCGCCATCGCCGTCCTCCTCGCCCTCACCCCCACCATCGTCGCCGCCCGCACCGCCACACCCCCACCCCGCCCGGTCCACGGCCCCCTGCACAACGCCGCCGCCATCGCGGGCCCGATCCAGCGAGTCACCCCCGCCCAGCACGCCCCCGAAGGCGGCTTCACCGGCGACACCTCCGTCCGCACCGCCCACCTGGCCGGCCTCATCGACCGCGACGGCCTGGTCATCGTCCCCCCGGACGCCACCGACGACACCGTCGTCGAATTCCTCCCTTTACCCCGCTGA
- a CDS encoding alpha/beta fold hydrolase translates to MAVVSSLHVHRFGPADGPVVLALHGLTGHGNRWETLATEHLPQARVIAPDLRGHGRSSSLPPWDLETVVDDLAALVRAETDGPVVVAGHSFGGAVGIHLARRHPELVRALVLLDPAIGIDAKLIEQVALANLASPDYTDVAEARSDKQHSAWSPDEVDPAALERELAEHLVPTDGGRVGWRIFQPAITSYWGQLARPFVLPPADLPTVLVRAAKVQPPYVTPEFLSALSDHLGDRLTVHVWDCDHMVAQARPAETAALITAAL, encoded by the coding sequence ATGGCTGTCGTGTCCTCGCTTCATGTGCACCGTTTCGGCCCCGCCGACGGTCCCGTCGTCCTCGCCCTGCACGGTCTCACCGGTCACGGCAACCGCTGGGAAACCCTCGCCACCGAACACCTGCCCCAGGCCCGGGTGATCGCCCCCGACCTGCGCGGACACGGCCGATCCAGCTCCCTGCCGCCGTGGGATCTCGAGACCGTCGTCGACGATCTGGCCGCCCTGGTGCGCGCCGAGACCGACGGCCCGGTCGTGGTGGCCGGGCACTCCTTCGGCGGCGCCGTCGGCATCCATCTGGCGCGACGGCATCCCGAGCTGGTGCGGGCGCTGGTGCTGCTCGACCCCGCGATCGGCATCGACGCGAAACTGATCGAACAGGTCGCACTCGCCAACCTCGCCTCCCCCGACTACACCGATGTCGCCGAGGCCAGGTCGGACAAGCAACACAGCGCGTGGAGCCCCGACGAGGTCGACCCGGCGGCCCTGGAACGCGAACTGGCCGAGCACCTGGTGCCCACCGACGGCGGCCGGGTGGGCTGGCGCATCTTCCAGCCCGCGATCACGTCGTATTGGGGTCAGCTGGCGCGCCCGTTCGTGCTGCCGCCCGCCGACCTGCCGACGGTGCTGGTGCGGGCCGCGAAGGTGCAGCCGCCGTACGTGACGCCCGAGTTCCTGTCCGCCCTGTCCGACCATCTCGGCGACCGGCTCACCGTGCACGTGTGGGACTGCGACCACATGGTCGCCCAGGCCCGCCCCGCCGAGACCGCCGCCCTGATCACCGCGGCCCTGTAG